CCCTGAGACTCTGCTCGCGTTTGCCCACACTTTGCTCTCTGTTATACTTTACTTCCAGTTGTTTGTCTACTATAAAGGTCCCTGTGACTATTAAGCTGCTCATAATCAGCAAACAGGGGAACCCGAACGTGAAGAATCCACTTCTCTTGTTAAATCTCCTCAAACGACGAAAGAATCTGTACTCTTCCAGCCTTCCAAGAACATCTTTGTTCATATCTCTGAGCGCAAGACCAAAAGTGGCTCTACACATGAGAAATTATGAGGGGCATGTGCACAAGGCCAAACACCAGTTCACAAGATATAAACCCCTGTGGCCTAAAATGGACCTTTTGGCTGCATGttttttaatattatcACCACTTCTCTCGGATGGCGCCAAGACATTCAAGAGGAGCGGATTCTTGGCCCCGGTCCCCGTCCTTCACAGTTGCTCGAAGAATCTCGCCCTTGGCAATCACATAAAGGGGAATCTACAGCTAAATCACAGTGAACGCAAAGCTAATGGCAGACTAAATGCTTTAAAATCGCAAAACCGCGACATCAACAAAGAGGAGAGTCATTCCTTTGACCAATTCACCGGATTGGACGACGTATTCGATAAAAAGTGAGTTTataaacttttcaaatttatacTGAGCGACGGGAGCGCCCTGAGACGACTCTGGACACGGCCATACATGTAGGCTTTTGTTTTCCGGGAGGACCCTTGAATTGAGCAAGGAGGACTTTATAGCGAGACAGACAGACTATGAGAACTACAAGAACGATACCCTCCATAAGATGAAGCAGTTTATCACTATTGTCACGTCCGCGATTGCCGTTGGAGTATTGTACCAGGTTTTGTCGCTGTTTAAGCGTTTTCTCGAGCAACAACACttacaggtttgtttatttgtCCAtaaaatgttacaaaaCCCATGTAGCTCAAGAACGAAAGCTATGAGCAACCCACACACACCGAATAATGGAGGCCTCTGTGAGGTTTGATGTAATATATAGTCGTGTAAATGTATATCCTACAAAGCTATATTTTGATATGCGGATACCATTCCACAAGTTTGAGACACAGACTCTTGTACGCTGCCTCTAGATCGgcattttcaaatttataGTTGAATGGGAATGTTTCTGACTCTACGATTTCTTGTCTGGCTCTGTTTAGTCTTCTGAGAATAACTTCTTCAGAGTCGAGTCCTCTATCTGTAAGTCTTTGTCTCAACAGATTTAAATCGGATATTGTGATAAATACGCTTTTCATGTCCAGTCCTTTGTCATGTAGCACTTTGAACCCCTGTATTTCGATTTCCAGGAGTGGTATTTTCCCTCTTTCTCGTATCCTCTCAATTTCCTTGATGGATGTACCGTATTGTGATCCAACGTAGGAGGCGTGTTCCAGGAAATCTCCATTGAGTTTCATTTGGTCGAATTCTTCATTCGATACAAAGTAGTAGTTTACACCGTGTTTTTCTCCCTTTCTTATTGGTCTGCTAGTGTAGC
This region of Theileria equi strain WA chromosome 1, complete sequence genomic DNA includes:
- a CDS encoding guanylate kinase, putative (encoded by transcript BEWA_023810A); amino-acid sequence: MGSKFPLLILVGPSGVGKTTIHKRIVQDFPNIFEFSVSYTSRPIRKGEKHGVNYYFVSNEEFDQMKLNGDFLEHASYVGSQYGTSIKEIERIRERGKIPLLEIEIQGFKVLHDKGLDMKSVFITISDLNLLRQRLTDRGLDSEEVILRRLNRARQEIVESETFPFNYKFENADLEAAYKSLCLKLVEWYPHIKI
- a CDS encoding uncharacterized protein (encoded by transcript BEWA_023790A) — its product is MCRATFGLALRDMNKDVLGRLEEYRFFRRLRRFNKRSGFFTFGFPCLLIMSSLIVTGTFIVDKQLEVKYNREQSVGKREQSLREEHDEMIRMLQKVTPSDKLDNSVPIPKIDD
- a CDS encoding uncharacterized protein (encoded by transcript BEWA_023800A), producing MDLLAACFLILSPLLSDGAKTFKRSGFLAPVPVLHSCSKNLALGNHIKGNLQLNHSERKANGRLNALKSQNRDINKEESHSFDQFTGLDDVFDKKLLFSGRTLELSKEDFIARQTDYENYKNDTLHKMKQFITIVTSAIAVGVLYQVLSLFKRFLEQQHLQLKNESYEQPTHTE